From the Eleutherodactylus coqui strain aEleCoq1 chromosome 7, aEleCoq1.hap1, whole genome shotgun sequence genome, one window contains:
- the LOC136573252 gene encoding nicotinamide N-methyltransferase-like, which translates to MDSSCKKNYCTHEVDAKKLFETYFSDHAPYSVIKESTINMLGAFYKAFSTGMVTGRTAIDFSAGHSFHHLFAMCDFVQEITVLKLNDGSLKELEKWKNKDPDAFDWAHTKDILQELKGHRFSSVPHTFIYISKHMATPTKQLNPQKGNFAYNRGDPPNSDGPKLEPVGWLTLDDTQQFIGGRSQPGNPSDQLFTGPLFQCADLEADSSIHSVVVLECDELEDEEENLKGKIGRILKWDPSKCDPADMLSLSKADIVINYVILELMSEDHGDYRRNLKKICNVIKPGGYFLSYSAINCSYFKVGEDKYHFLPCDESFYRKVISEEGFEIKHFVKFDRLMCTDAMDHEDGIFIIANKVKEP; encoded by the exons ATGGACTCCAGCTGCAAAAAGAATTACTGTACCCATGAGGTTGATGCCAAGAAACTATTTGAGACCTACTTTTCTGACCATGCTCCATACTCTGTTATTAAGGAATCAACAATAAATATGTTAGGAGCATTTTACAAAGCATTTAGTACAG GTATGGTTACTGGAAGAACTGCGATTGATTTCAGTGCTGGTCACAGTTTTCATCATCTTTTTGCAATGTGTGACTTCGTACAGGAGATTACTGTTTTAAAATTAAATGATGGCAGCCTGAAGGAACTTGAAAAATGGAAGAACAAAGACCCAGATGCTTTTGATTGGGCTCATACAAAAGATATCTTACAGGAGTTAAAAGGACACAGATTTAGTAGTGTTCCACACACCTTCATC tatatcagtaagcatATGGCCACTCCAACAAAACAACTTAACCCACAAAAAGGCAACTTTGCCTACAATCGTGGAGATCCTCCCAATAGTGATGGCCCCAAACTGGAACCTGTGGGCTGGCTCACCTTAGATG ACACACAACAGTTTATTGGTGGAAGATCACAGCCTGGgaacccctctgatcagctgtttactggTCCTCTATTTCAGTGTGCTGAtctggaggcagacagctccatacattctgTAGTGGTACTGGAGTG tgatgagttggaagatgaagaagaaaaccTAAAAGGAAAAATTGGCAGGATTTTGAAATGGGACCCCAGCAAATGTGACCCTGCAGATATGTTATCGCTGTCAAAAGCTGACATTGTCATAAATTATGTGATTCTGGAATTGATGAGCGAGGATCATGGTGATTACAGAAGAAACCTTAAGAAAATTTGCAATGTAATCAAACCTGGGGGATATTTCTTATCATATTCAGCTATCAATTGCTcctattttaaagttggagaagACAAGTATCACTTTTTACCCTGTGATGAGAGTTTTTATAGGAAGGTTATAAGTGAGGAAGGTTTTGAAATTAAGCATTTTGTGAAGTTTGATAGACTTATGTGCACTGATGCTATGGACCATGAGGATGGGATATTTATTATTGCTAATAAAGTGAAGGAGCCATAG